In Syntrophotaleaceae bacterium, a genomic segment contains:
- the nifU gene encoding Fe-S cluster assembly scaffold protein NifU: MYTDKVIDHFTNPRNVGEIENADGVGEKVSSSCGDRMKVFLKVEEGIIRDIKFQTYGCGAAIASSSMMTELVIGKTLEEALALTNDQVAEALDGLPAPKLHCSNLAADALHEAIRNYRDNQG; the protein is encoded by the coding sequence ATGTATACCGACAAGGTGATCGATCACTTTACCAATCCCCGCAACGTCGGGGAAATCGAGAATGCAGACGGGGTGGGCGAAAAGGTCAGCAGTTCCTGTGGTGACCGCATGAAAGTTTTTCTCAAGGTCGAGGAAGGGATCATCCGCGACATCAAGTTCCAGACCTACGGCTGCGGTGCCGCCATCGCTTCCTCTTCCATGATGACCGAACTGGTCATCGGCAAGACCCTCGAGGAGGCCCTGGCCCTGACCAACGACCAGGTGGCAGAGGCTCTGGACGGCCTGCCCGCGCCCAAGCTGCACTGTTCCAACCTGGCGGCCGATGCATTGCACGAGGCCATCAGGAACTACCGGGACAACCAGGGCTGA